The following coding sequences lie in one Heyndrickxia oleronia genomic window:
- a CDS encoding Gfo/Idh/MocA family protein codes for MRKVKVGIIGCGSIATHRHLPEYMLNDHVEIVAVCDSVEERAKEKGRKYNANVYTDYKELLSDSNIEAVSVCTPNYLHAPITIAALNAGKHVLCEKPMATSKEEALAMIEAAERNNRKLMIAHNQRFVESHVQAKKIIDSGEIGKIYSFRTAFGHGGPEGWSVDGADSWFFQKEKAFIGAMGDLGVHKTDLLRYLLNEEIVEVAAFVETSSKQDSTVDDNAVCILKTETGIIGTLAASWSYVAKEDNSTIIYGEKAVLRLEDDPDYSLIVQYKNGKTDKHKLGEIQSNENGGQHNSHVIDLFIKCIVEDKEVPIDGYEGMKSLNVILASLESYETKKIVTIE; via the coding sequence TTGAGAAAAGTAAAGGTTGGGATTATTGGTTGTGGGAGCATTGCTACACATCGCCATTTACCAGAATATATGTTGAATGATCATGTCGAAATCGTGGCTGTTTGCGATAGTGTGGAGGAGCGAGCGAAGGAAAAAGGAAGGAAGTATAATGCAAACGTTTATACGGATTATAAGGAATTACTCTCGGATTCGAATATTGAGGCAGTAAGCGTTTGTACCCCCAACTACTTACATGCGCCAATTACCATTGCAGCACTGAATGCAGGGAAGCATGTTCTTTGTGAAAAACCAATGGCTACTTCGAAGGAAGAGGCATTAGCCATGATCGAGGCAGCTGAAAGAAACAATCGAAAACTAATGATTGCCCATAATCAAAGATTTGTTGAATCACATGTCCAAGCGAAAAAAATCATCGATTCAGGGGAAATCGGAAAAATTTATAGCTTTAGAACGGCCTTTGGACATGGTGGTCCAGAAGGCTGGAGTGTTGATGGGGCGGATAGTTGGTTCTTTCAGAAAGAGAAAGCCTTTATTGGAGCTATGGGAGATTTAGGCGTTCATAAAACAGATTTACTGCGTTATCTACTTAACGAAGAAATCGTAGAGGTAGCTGCCTTTGTGGAGACAAGTTCAAAGCAGGATTCCACTGTGGATGACAATGCGGTTTGTATTTTGAAGACGGAAACGGGAATCATCGGAACACTTGCTGCAAGCTGGTCCTATGTCGCAAAGGAAGACAATTCGACGATTATTTATGGTGAAAAGGCTGTTCTTCGATTAGAGGATGATCCAGACTATTCATTAATTGTTCAATATAAAAATGGAAAAACAGATAAGCATAAATTAGGTGAAATTCAGTCTAATGAAAATGGTGGACAACATAATTCCCATGTTATTGACCTATTTATTAAATGTATTGTCGAGGATAAGGAAGTACCAATTGATGGATATGAAGGGATGAAATCATTAAATGTGATATTGGCATCTCTCGAATCATATGAAACGAAGAAAATCGTAACAATAGAGTAG
- a CDS encoding alpha-amylase family glycosyl hydrolase, which yields MKKIRIGLLFLFLLVAGCDSQVTSNKESKKMSWSIDQNVVEDSKHRVFYEIFVRSFADSNGDGIGDLNGVTKQLDYLKELGIGGIWLMPIQPSPSYHGYDVTDYYDVNQDYGTLADMKMLVEEAHKRDIKIVMDLVMNHTSNKHPWFQKALTGDPVYRDFYVWSDEQTNTNELGDWNQKIWHGESESKYEGIFWDGMPDLNYRNPAVMEEMKKIGSFWLKEVDVDGFRLDAAKYLFSSHQVKDHHDKNAALWEEFKQSTQNAKSDSFLIGEIWDTPAIVGTYLHGLDSGFNFDLSSKILSSVKQEKDAGIASSLERTRAYFQNVSNEFVDSIFITNHDMNRVMSEVAGNQDQAKMAASLLFTLPGNPYVYYGEEIGLEGKKPDENIREPMIWSEIKDDSLNTTWIKRKYSKNAKQLAVSVQKSDKNSLYNHYKTMISVRKGRSALLAGEIKGSDVRKQGLVSFERMNEEESLLVLHNITSKKMTITIPKEWKDVYFSSQSYEKQDQKLILAPYSTIIFEKGV from the coding sequence CTATTCTTGTTTTTACTCGTAGCGGGTTGTGATTCGCAGGTCACCTCGAATAAAGAGAGCAAGAAAATGTCCTGGTCAATCGATCAAAATGTCGTTGAGGATTCGAAACATCGTGTGTTCTATGAGATTTTTGTTCGCTCCTTCGCTGATAGTAATGGGGATGGAATAGGGGATTTAAATGGTGTCACAAAGCAGTTGGACTATTTAAAGGAATTAGGGATTGGCGGCATTTGGCTCATGCCTATTCAACCATCCCCTAGTTACCATGGATATGATGTGACTGATTATTATGATGTAAATCAAGACTATGGCACATTAGCGGATATGAAAATGTTAGTGGAAGAGGCCCATAAAAGGGATATAAAAATAGTGATGGATTTAGTCATGAATCATACATCAAATAAGCATCCGTGGTTTCAAAAGGCCTTAACCGGTGATCCAGTTTATCGAGATTTCTATGTGTGGAGTGATGAACAGACAAATACGAATGAGCTGGGAGATTGGAATCAAAAAATTTGGCACGGAGAATCGGAGTCGAAGTATGAAGGGATATTTTGGGACGGGATGCCTGATTTAAATTATCGTAACCCTGCGGTAATGGAGGAAATGAAAAAAATCGGTAGCTTCTGGTTAAAAGAGGTTGATGTAGATGGATTTCGTTTAGATGCAGCGAAATATTTATTTAGTTCGCATCAAGTGAAGGATCACCATGATAAAAATGCGGCATTATGGGAGGAATTTAAACAATCTACGCAAAATGCTAAGTCCGATTCATTTTTAATAGGCGAGATATGGGATACCCCAGCCATTGTAGGAACCTATCTTCATGGCTTAGATTCAGGATTTAATTTTGATTTGTCATCGAAAATTTTATCATCAGTGAAACAGGAAAAGGATGCAGGGATTGCCTCTAGCCTTGAAAGAACGAGGGCATATTTTCAAAATGTATCAAATGAATTTGTAGATAGCATTTTTATTACGAATCATGATATGAATCGGGTCATGAGTGAGGTGGCTGGAAATCAAGATCAAGCAAAAATGGCTGCTTCATTATTATTCACATTGCCTGGAAATCCGTACGTTTACTATGGAGAAGAGATAGGGTTAGAAGGAAAAAAACCGGATGAAAACATTCGTGAACCGATGATATGGTCTGAAATTAAGGATGATTCATTGAATACGACATGGATCAAGCGAAAATATAGTAAAAATGCAAAACAACTGGCTGTTTCTGTACAAAAAAGTGATAAGAATTCTCTATATAACCACTATAAAACGATGATTTCTGTTCGAAAAGGACGATCCGCTTTATTAGCTGGAGAAATCAAGGGATCCGATGTTCGCAAACAAGGATTAGTCTCCTTTGAACGTATGAATGAAGAGGAATCCCTATTGGTTCTTCATAATATAACAAGCAAGAAAATGACGATTACGATTCCGAAAGAGTGGAAGGATGTTTATTTTTCTAGTCAATCATATGAAAAGCAGGACCAGAAGCTGATATTAGCCCCTTATTCGACGATCATCTTTGAAAAAGGAGTATAA